The nucleotide sequence GCCGCATCTTACGCGCCGAGCCGAACGAGGGCGCGCGGAAGCCGGCGTTCAAACTGTGGATCGACTTCGGAGCGCTCGGCGTGAAACAGTCGAGCGCCCAACTCGTCGCGCGTTACACCGCCGAAGCGCTCGTCGGTCGGCTCGTGGTGGCCGCGGTGAATTTGGGCACGCGCAAAATCAACGGCTTCAATTCGGAAGTGCTCGTGTTGGGCGCGCCGGACGAAGCCGGCAACGTCGTGCTACTCGCGCCCGACCGCGACGTTCCGC is from Gemmata palustris and encodes:
- a CDS encoding tRNA-binding protein; this encodes MDPLEAFALVDVRVGRILRAEPNEGARKPAFKLWIDFGALGVKQSSAQLVARYTAEALVGRLVVAAVNLGTRKINGFNSEVLVLGAPDEAGNVVLLAPDRDVPLGGRMF